In Citrus sinensis cultivar Valencia sweet orange chromosome 4, DVS_A1.0, whole genome shotgun sequence, one DNA window encodes the following:
- the LOC102617887 gene encoding uncharacterized protein LOC102617887 isoform X3, with translation MSIYISLGSTSIHGEVFRREEIGKFAEMMIEMLPEDLAFTIFVPSVKAFDRELKLQVNDSLVGDNVNNTYAILSRILGFSAVPRTLSSIMVPFGEEISYDSLSGLTLYISKSSDGKLLVNRVESERLDLKKGKIVIHIMDGVIMDAEFEQSVQPDYNEGD, from the exons ATGAGCATCT ATATATCATTAGGAAGCACCTCAATACATGGAGAGGTTTTTAGACGTGAGGAGATTGGGAAGTTCGCAGAGATGATGATTGAGATGCTACCCGAAGATCTTGCTTTTACCATCTTTGTTCCTTCGGTGAAAGCTTTTGATCGTGAGCTGAAGCTACAAGTAAATGATAGTCTGGTAGGAGACAATGTGAACAATACATATGCTATACTTTCTCGAATTTTGGGTTTCTCGGCTGTTCCTCGGACTCTTTCTTCAATTATGGTTCCTTTTGGTGAAGAGATTTCTTATGATTCATTGTCTGGGTTAACATTGTACATTTCAAAGAGTTCAGATGGAAAGCTGTTGGTTAACAGAGTTGAATCAGAGAGGCTTGATCTCAAGAAAGGGAAGATTGTAATACATATAATGGATGGGGTGATTATGGATGCTGAATTTGAACAATCTGTTCAGCCTGATTACAATGAAGGAGATTAA
- the LOC102617601 gene encoding WUSCHEL-related homeobox 7, producing MDERISGFYVKAGHVRAGNGNDNSDTGTKCGRWNPTSEQVKVLTDLFTSGLRTPSTDQIQKISTQLSFYGKIESKNVFYWFQNHKARERQKRRKVSVDYDHQKDLIRHVDKISSPKHYVEFHNSHMHVAGEAHDEPERVIETLQLFPLNSFDDQESEKMRMHGDEFKEEGTTFSYTIGTEMDHPPLDLRLNFL from the exons atggaCGAGAGGATCTCAGGCTTTTACGTTAAAGCTGGACATGTTCGTGCTGGTAACGGTAACGATAATAGTGACACTGGAACAAAGTGTGGGCGGTGGAACCCGACCAGCGAACAAGTTAAAGTCCTAACTGACTTGTTCACGTCGGGGCTCCGAACGCCGAGCACCGATCAGATTCAGAAGATCTCTACTCAGTTAAGCTTTTATGGTAAGATTGAAAGCAAGAATGTCTTTTACTGGTTTCAAAATCATAAAGCTAGGGAGAGACAGAAGCGTCGCAAAGTATCTGTGGATTATGACCATCAAAAGGATCTTATTCGCCATGTCGACAAGATTTCATCCCCAAAAC aTTATGTAGAGTTTCATAATAGTCATATGCATGTAGCAGGAGAAGCACATGATGAGCCTGAAAGAGTTATTGAAACTTTACAACTTTTCCCGTTGAACTCTTTTGATGATCAAGAGTCAGAGAAGATGAGGATGCATGGAGACGAATTCAAGGAAGAGGGTACAACATTTTCTTATACAATTGGAACAGAAATGGATCATCCACCATTGGATCTGCGTTTAAACTTCCTGTAG
- the LOC102617887 gene encoding uncharacterized protein LOC102617887 isoform X2, translating into MAICCYSGIKRYEHLLPDISLGSTSIHGEVFRREEIGKFAEMMIEMLPEDLAFTIFVPSVKAFDRELKLQVNDSLVGDNVNNTYAILSRILGFSAVPRTLSSIMVPFGEEISYDSLSGLTLYISKSSDGKLLVNRVESERLDLKKGKIVIHIMDGVIMDAEFEQSVQPDYNEGD; encoded by the exons ATGGCCATTTGCTGTTATTCAGGGATTAAAAGATATGAGCATCT GCTTCCAGATATATCATTAGGAAGCACCTCAATACATGGAGAGGTTTTTAGACGTGAGGAGATTGGGAAGTTCGCAGAGATGATGATTGAGATGCTACCCGAAGATCTTGCTTTTACCATCTTTGTTCCTTCGGTGAAAGCTTTTGATCGTGAGCTGAAGCTACAAGTAAATGATAGTCTGGTAGGAGACAATGTGAACAATACATATGCTATACTTTCTCGAATTTTGGGTTTCTCGGCTGTTCCTCGGACTCTTTCTTCAATTATGGTTCCTTTTGGTGAAGAGATTTCTTATGATTCATTGTCTGGGTTAACATTGTACATTTCAAAGAGTTCAGATGGAAAGCTGTTGGTTAACAGAGTTGAATCAGAGAGGCTTGATCTCAAGAAAGGGAAGATTGTAATACATATAATGGATGGGGTGATTATGGATGCTGAATTTGAACAATCTGTTCAGCCTGATTACAATGAAGGAGATTAA
- the LOC102618731 gene encoding uncharacterized acetyltransferase At3g50280 → MVAASSALSAPALVSKCTVLPEQNSNLGDLKLSVSDLPMLSCHYIQKGCLFTRPPFPIDHLISLLKKSLSQTLSHFPPLAGRFTTDSDGYIYITSNDAGVDFIHKNATVWSVRDILSPVHVPENVKSFFALDRTVSYEGHYKPILTVQVTELADGVFIGCAMNHAVADGTSFWNFFNTFAELTKGIKKISKQPEFSRDSVLVSPAVLMIPDGGLKVTFDENEPLSERIFSFSRESILKLKARVNNNKWIDNGHVDAVELLGKQSNDTYWLKKTESNGEISSFQSLSALLWRAVTRARKLHVNKMTTFRMAVNCRHRLNPKLDPLYFGNAIQSIPTYASAGDVLSKDLRWCAEQLNKNVNAHDDKTVRRFVEDWESNPRVFPLGNFDGASITMGSSPRFPMYDNDFGWGRPLAVRSGKANKFDGKISAFPGREGGGTVDLEVILAPETMAGIESDHEFMQYVS, encoded by the coding sequence atggtggctGCTTCCTCAGCTTTATCAGCTCCTGCTTTGGTCTCAAAGTGCACCGTTTTGCcagaacaaaattcaaatctcgGGGACTTGAAGCTCTCAGTCTCTGACCTTCCAATGCTTTCTTGTCACTACATTCAGAAAGGCTGCCTCTTCACTCGCCCGCCTTTTCCAATTGACCATTTGATTTCCCTTTTAAAGAAATCTCTCTCTCAAACTCTCTCTCACTTCCCTCCCCTCGCCGGCCGCTTCACCACCGACTCCGACGGCTACATCTACATCACCTCCAACGACGCCGGTGTCGATTTCATCCACAAAAACGCTACCGTATGGTCCGTCCGTGACATCCTCAGTCCGGTTCACGTCCCCGAAAACGTCAAGAGCTTCTTCGCTCTTGATAGAACTGTCAGTTACGAAGGCCATTACAAGCCGATTTTGACAGTTCAAGTGACGGAACTAGCAGATGGCGTGTTCATTGGCTGTGCAATGAACCACGCGGTCGCGGACGGCACGTCGTTTTGGAATTTCTTCAATACATTTGCTGAATTGACTAAAGGCATCAAGAAAATCTCCAAGCAGCCGGAATTTTCTCGTGACTCGGTGTTGGTTTCCCCGGCGGTGTTGATGATTCCGGACGGCGGACTCAAGGTGACGTTTGATGAGAACGAGCCATTGAGTGAGAGAATCTTCAGTTTCAGCagagaatcaattttaaaactgAAAGCCAGAGTGAACAACAACAAATGGATCGATAACGGCCACGTTGACGCCGTTGAGTTACTCGGGAAGCAAAGTAACGACACGTATTGGTTGAAGAAAACGGAGTCAAACGGTGAGATATCGTCGTTTCAGTCTCTCTCCGCGCTTCTATGGCGGGCAGTGACGCGTGCGAGGAAACTACATGTGAACAAAATGACGACGTTTAGGATGGCTGTTAATTGCCGTCACAGGTTGAACCCGAAGCTGGATCCGTTATATTTTGGTAACGCGATTCAGAGCATACCGACATACGCGTCGGCGGGTGACGTGTTGTCCAAGGACCTTCGGTGGTGCGCGGAGCAGCTGAACAAGAATGTGAATGCTCATGACGATAAAACGGTGCGTCGTTTTGTCGAGGATTGGGAGAGTAACCCGAGGGTGTTTCCGTTAGGGAACTTTGACGGCGCATCAATCACGATGGGCAGCTCTCCGAGATTCCCGATGTACGATAATGATTTTGGGTGGGGCCGGCCTTTGGCAGTTAGAAGCGGTAAGGCAAACAAATTTGACGGTAAGATCTCCGCTTTTCCAGGGAGAGAAGGTGGTGGCACCGTTGATCTCGAGGTCATTTTGGCGCCAGAAACAATGGCTGGGATTGAATCTGATCATGAGTTCATGCAGTATGTATCGTGA
- the LOC127901720 gene encoding uncharacterized protein LOC127901720, protein MRMSSMSSSPNDVALSCTIYHAENIDLYSNVTIEERNYCIVFWVEPGKECFTHIEKGLLDPVWKQSFRVPIERPSDYRFLNIEVIRFNSSAARPGTSNGIAAVGRAKIPLPEKISLKKQGRFGLVKLEGVEVKGEGHVSLSMELKNIHPSVYG, encoded by the coding sequence atgaGAATGTCAAGTATGTCAAGTTCGCCAAACGACGTCGCCTTGAGCTGCACAATCTACCATGCAGAAAACATAGACTTGTACAGCAATGTGACAATTGAAGAGCGTAACTATTGTATTGTGTTCTGGGTGGAGCCAGGGAAAGAATGCTTCACCCACATTGAAAAAGGCCTTCTTGATCCTGTTTGGAAACAAAGTTTTCGTGTACCCATAGAGCGGCCTTCGGATTACAGGTTCTTGAACATTGAGGTAATTAGATTCAATTCGAGTGCAGCTCGTCCTGGAACTTCGAATGGGATTGCGGCAGTTGGCAGAGCCAAGATTCCGTTACCGGAAAAAATTTCGCTGAAGAAACAAGGCAGATTTGGGCTCGTTAAATTGGAAGGCGTGGAGGTCAAGGGTGAAGGCCATGTTTCACTTTCAATGGAGTTGAAGAATATTCATCCCTCAGTTTATGGTTAG
- the LOC102617887 gene encoding uncharacterized protein LOC102617887 isoform X1: protein MELTKKRRCHILKNSICFVLVVVSVCCLSILIFSMLRLPDISLGSTSIHGEVFRREEIGKFAEMMIEMLPEDLAFTIFVPSVKAFDRELKLQVNDSLVGDNVNNTYAILSRILGFSAVPRTLSSIMVPFGEEISYDSLSGLTLYISKSSDGKLLVNRVESERLDLKKGKIVIHIMDGVIMDAEFEQSVQPDYNEGD, encoded by the coding sequence ATGGaattgacaaagaaaaggagatGCCACATTTTGAAGAACTCCATTTGTTTTGTGTTAGTGGTGGTCTCTGTTTGTTGCCTGTCGATTCTGATTTTTTCAATGCTTAGGCTTCCAGATATATCATTAGGAAGCACCTCAATACATGGAGAGGTTTTTAGACGTGAGGAGATTGGGAAGTTCGCAGAGATGATGATTGAGATGCTACCCGAAGATCTTGCTTTTACCATCTTTGTTCCTTCGGTGAAAGCTTTTGATCGTGAGCTGAAGCTACAAGTAAATGATAGTCTGGTAGGAGACAATGTGAACAATACATATGCTATACTTTCTCGAATTTTGGGTTTCTCGGCTGTTCCTCGGACTCTTTCTTCAATTATGGTTCCTTTTGGTGAAGAGATTTCTTATGATTCATTGTCTGGGTTAACATTGTACATTTCAAAGAGTTCAGATGGAAAGCTGTTGGTTAACAGAGTTGAATCAGAGAGGCTTGATCTCAAGAAAGGGAAGATTGTAATACATATAATGGATGGGGTGATTATGGATGCTGAATTTGAACAATCTGTTCAGCCTGATTACAATGAAGGAGATTAA